A genome region from Conger conger chromosome 16, fConCon1.1, whole genome shotgun sequence includes the following:
- the LOC133114799 gene encoding phospholipase B-like 1, with product MFLFLDKTLCLVVLCGVVMTVAGSDQLQAATVYWNATDRTVLLKQGIMDKEGGAYGYFNDTMERTGWGVLQLWAGYGKRAGSGEPPDDDQITFHLAGYLEGFLTAPEMENHYRNMYPQLIKDPKVRVKVKSWLSEQDQWTRQQSLKFKNDTLWKHASFIVAQLDGLQQGAAYWAKLNKREPLSEFAVQFLNAVGDLLDLIPTLAPETDLNHLKTHFTMPTMGHCSALIKMLPGFENLLLAHSSWYTYAATMRIYKHWDFRVKEPHTATGKMSFSSYPGFLESLDDFYILGSGLLMTQTTNSVYNASLFSQVKPQSLLAWQRVRLAHSLGHTGEQWAEIFSKHNSGTYNNQYMVVDMSRVSLGNWVADGALTVVEQIPGLVEYSDQTQALRRGYWPSYNVPFHSSIYNQSGYPEMWKEHGAMFSYDLCPRAKIFRRDQGGVSDLASLKKIMRYNNYKSDPYAEGDPCKTICCRNDLKAEKPSPGGCYDTKVTDFHMAQQFAAEVINGPTTQGGLPPFSWSKFNSTSHLGLPPTYDFPFLSMEPALGPDP from the exons atgtttttatttcttgacAAGACGCTGTGTCTTGTTGTCCTGTGTGGTGTGGTCATGACTGTGGCAGGATCGGACC AGCTGCAGGCGGCCACGGTGTACTGGAATGCTACTGACAGGACAGTGTTGCTGAAACAGGGGATTATGGACAAAGAAGGGGGTGCATACGGATACTTCAACGACACCATGGAGCGCACGGGCTGGGGTGTTCTGCAGCTGTGGGCAGGTTACGGGAAGCGGGCAGGTTCCGGGGAGCCGCCGGATGATGACCAAATCACCTTCCACCTGGCCGGATACCTGGAGGGATTCCTGACAGCTCC GGAGATGGAAAATCACTACAGGAACATGTATCCCCAGCTGATTAAGGACCCAAAGGTGCGAGTTAAAGTAAAGAGCTGGTTGAG TGAGCAGGACCAGTGGACGAGACAACAGTCTCTCAAGTTCAAAAATGACACCCTGTGGAAACACGCTAGCTTCATCGTAGCCCAGTTGGATGGGCTTCAGCAAGGAGCAGCGTACTGGGCGAAGCTGAATAAGAGAGAG CCCCTGTCAGAGTTTGCTGTGCAGTTCCTCAATGCGGTGGGGGACCTGCTGGACCTGATCCCAACCCTTGCCCCGGAGACAGACCTGAACcacctaaaaacacacttcACAATGCCTACCATGGGACACTGTTCTGCCCTCAttaag ATGTTGCCAGGTTTTGAGAACTTGCTGCTGGCTCACTCCAGCTGGTACACCTACGCAGCCACGATGCGCATCTACAAGCACTGGGATTTCAGAGTCAAAGAGCCCCATACCGCCACCGGCAAAATGTCCTTCAGCAGCTATCCTG GATTCCTGGAGTCCCTGGACGACTTCTACATCTTGGGCAGCGGTCTGCTGATGACCCAGACCACCAACAGTGTGTACAACGCCTCGCTCTTCTCCCAGGTGAAGCCCCAGAGTCTCCTGGCCTGGCAGAGGGTACGGCTAGCGCACTCCCTCGGACACACCGGGGAGCAGTGGGCCGAGATCTTCTCCAAACACAACTCCG GCACCTATAATAACCAGTACATGGTGGTGGACATGAGCAGAGTGTCTCTGGGAAACTGGGTGGCCGACGGGGCTCTGACTGTGGTGGAGCAGATCCCTGGACTGGTGGAGTACTCAGACCAGACGCAGGCCCTGCGGCGAG gATACTGGCCCTCCTACAACGTGCCCTTTCACAGCAGCATCTACAACCAGAGCGGCTACCCGGAGATGTGGAAGGAGCACGGAGCCATGTTCTCCTACGACCTCTGCCCCCGAGCCAAGATCTTCCGCAGGGACCAGGGCGGGGTGAGCGACCTGGCCTCGCTGAAGAAGATCATGAGATACAACA aTTACAAGAGTGACCCCTACGCCGAAGGAGACCCCTGCAAGACTATCTGCTGTCGTAACGACCTGAAGGCGGAGAAGCCAAGCCCGGGGGGCTGCTACGACACCAAG GTGACGGACTTCCACATGGCACAGCAGTTCGCGGCTGAGGTGATAAACGGGCCCACCACCCAGGGGGGGCTCCCGCCCTTCTCCTGGAGCAAGTTCAACAGCACCTCCCACCTGGGGCTGCCGCCCACCTACGACTTCCCCTTCCTGAGTATGGAGCCCGCCCTGGGCCCTGATCCCTGA
- the LOC133113930 gene encoding galectin-2-like codes for MELELKNVKLQAGDKLLLEGTVLEDAERFQIDLGCDPEDLSLHFNPRFHDDIDGRVIVCNSRCEGYWGSEQRETHNPFNRGAKVKVTVKLMGSGFEVELPEGQAIHFPDRRGLEAVTYVRVRGHIKLGTFKIC; via the exons ATG GAGCTTGAACTGAAGAATGTGAAACTCCAAGCTGGAGACAAGCTGCTCTTGGAAGGAACAGTTCTGGAAGATGCAGAGAG GTTCCAGATTGACCTGGGCTGTGACCCCGAAGATCTCTCCCTGCACTTTAACCCCCGTTTCCATGACGACATTGATGGAAGGGTCATCGTGTGCAATTCCAGGTGTGAAGGCTACTGGggctctgagcagagagagacccACAACCCCTTCAACAGAGGGGCAAAGGTgaag GTGACGGTAAAGCTTATGGGGTCGGGCTTTGAGGTGGAGCTCCCTGAAGGACAGGCGATCCACTTCCCCGACCGCCGTGGCCTGGAAGCCGTGACCTACGTccgggtcagaggtcacatcAAACTCGGCACTTTCAAGATCTGCTGA
- the pick1 gene encoding PRKCA-binding protein, which yields MFTDMDYELEEDKLGIPTVPGTVSLKKDAQNLIGISIGGGAQYCPCLYIVQVFDNTPAALEGTLAAGDEITGVNGKPVKGKTKVEVAKMIQAVQGEATIHYNKLQADPKQGKSLDIVLKKVKHRLVENMSSGTADALGLSRAILCNDGLVKRLEELEKTAELYKGLMEHTKRLLRAFFELSQTHRAFGDVFSVIGVREPQAAASEAFVKFAEAHRSIEKFGIRLLKTIKPMLHDLNTYLHKAIPDTKLTIRKYLDVKFEYLSYCLKVKEMDDEEYSCIAMGEPLYRVSTGNYEYRLVLRCRQEARARFAKMRKDVLEKIELLDQKHVQDIVFQLQRFVSGMSHYYDECYTVLKEADVFPIEVDLSRTMINYGSQAHSYTDEDEEEEEEEEGGGGGGAQEGLSGGQQAENGAEKLIDDE from the exons ATGTTTACAGACATGGACTATGAGCTGGAAGAGgacaaact AGGGATTCCCACTGTTCCAGGAACAGTGTCCCTGAAGAAGGATGCACAGAACCTCATAGGGATCAGCATCGGAGGGGGCGCCCAGTACTGCCCCTGTCTCTACATAGTACAG GTGTTTGACAACACCCCAGCGGCACTGGAGGGGACTCTGGCTGCTGGAGATGAGATCACCGGGGTGAATGGTAAACCGGTGAAGGGGAAGACCAAGGTGGAGGTGGCTAAGATGATCCAGGCCGTCCAG GGTGAAGCCACAATTCACTACAACAAGCTGCAGGCTGACCCCAAACAGGGGAAGTCACTGGACATCG tgctgaAGAAGGTGAAACACCGGCTGGTGGAGAACATGAGCTCAGGGACGGCCGACGCCCTGGGACTGAGCAGAGCCATACTGTGTAACG ATGGGCTGGTGAAAAGACTGGAAGAGCTGGAGAAAACAGCCGAGTTGTACAAAG GTTTAATGGAGCACACTAAGAGGCTACTCAGGGCGTTCTTCGAACTCTCTCAGACTCACAGAG CGTTTGGGGACGTGTTCTCGGTGATCGGGGTGAGGGAGCCCCAGGCTGCAGCCAGCGAGGCCTTCGTGAAGTTCGCCGAGGCCCATCGCAGCATCGAGAAGTTCGGCATCCGGCTGCTGAAGACCATCAAGCCT ATGCTTCATGACCTGAACACCTACCTTCATAAGGCCATCCCAGACACCAAGCTGACCATCCGCAAGTATCTGGACGTCAAGTTCGAGTACCTG TCCTACTGCTTGAAGGTGAAGGAGATGGATGATGAGGAGTACAGCTGCATC GCCATGGGGGAGCCTCTGTACCGGGTCAGCACTGGAAACTATGAGTACCGGCTGGTGCTGCGCTGCCGGCAGGAGGCCCGAGCCCGCTTCGCCAAGATGAGGAAGGACGTGCTGGAGAAGATCGAGCTGCTGGACCAGAAACACG TCCAGGACATCGTGTTCCAGCTGCAGCGCTTCGTTTCGGGCATGTCCCACTACTACGACGAGTGCTACACGGTGCTGAAAGAGGCGGACGTCTTCCCCATCGAGGTGGACCTGTCCCGCACCATGATCAACTACGGCAGCCAGGCGCACTCCTACACGGACGaagacgaggaagaggaggaggaggaggagggaggaggaggcgggggggcGCAGGAGGGCCTCTCCGGCGGGCAGCAGGCGGAGAACGGCGCGGAGAAACTGATCGATGACGAATGA